The region GGCGGGAGCGGCGTCGGCCTCCAGCACGTCCGAGATCAGGGCCGCTGTGCGTTGCCAGTCATATCGGTTCGCTTCCGGCGGCGCGATCCGACGCCCGGCGCCGCATGCCGTCACGAGGGCGTCCGCCCACTCATCGGCATCGTCCCAGCTCTCCAACGCCCAGCCGCGTTCCCCGACGATCTCCGACACTGCGTCGCAGTCTCGCCAATACACCACGGGGGTGCCACACGAGATCGACTCGAGGGCGGGAAGTCCGAATCCTTCCATCCTCGATGGCATCGCCGTGACGGCAGCTCCTCGGTAGAGCGCCGCCAGCCGCGCGTCGTCGACGTTGTGGAACATGGTCAGCCGCTGCGTGACCCCGAGTGACGCGGCCCGCGCGCTGAGCGCGGCGGACTCGGAAGCGGGTATGACGACCGTCAACCGCACTCCCGCGGCGCGGGGCAACGCCCGCATCACCACATCGAGGTTCTTGTGTTCGCGCACATTGCCGACGAAGAGGACATACGGATCCGCGGAATCCGTTGCCGGTCCGGTTGGAGTGAACGCCGCCGAGCATCCGTTGCCGGCGTTGACGATGCGGACCGACTCGTCGCGCAGCCAGTCCCGAATCTCACCCGCGGAGGTCTCAGAGACGGTGAGAACCACCCCGGCCTTGCGCACGACATGGCGTACAGGCCCCGCATAGTAGGCCGCGAACTTC is a window of Microbacterium terrae DNA encoding:
- a CDS encoding glycosyltransferase family 4 protein — translated: MTGLLVDDRYRGDHGIGRYAQEVLPRLRPEWRSLGLDGSPHTALDAFRALPRVDARALVYSPGYGALVRARRQILTIHDLIQLRSPWPGRMKFAAYYAGPVRHVVRKAGVVLTVSETSAGEIRDWLRDESVRIVNAGNGCSAAFTPTGPATDSADPYVLFVGNVREHKNLDVVMRALPRAAGVRLTVVIPASESAALSARAASLGVTQRLTMFHNVDDARLAALYRGAAVTAMPSRMEGFGLPALESISCGTPVVYWRDCDAVSEIVGERGWALESWDDADEWADALVTACGAGRRIAPPEANRYDWQRTAALISDVLEADAAPAAPRVSTA